ATGTGAGGGTGCCGCCAGGAACCGCGGTCTATGCGGCGTGTGCCAGGCCCGGAGTGTGGCCCATGGTCGGGTGCGCTTCGCAGGGCTCGGCACTGCATCCACACGGCATGATGGACGCGATGCGGACGTACCTGGAGTACAGCGAGGCCAGCGGCAGCGCCCACAAGTTCTACGAGGCCACCGTGGAGGGCTGCACCCTGACCCTGCGCTACGGCCGCATCGGCACCGAGGGCCAGACCCAGATCAAAACGTTCCCCACGCCCGTCGCCGCACAGACCGAAGCAGAGAAGAAGCTCGCAGACAAGCGCAAGAAGGGCTATGCGGACGCCGTGCCCGGAGAGCGCGAGAAGCGGGCGGTGGAACAGCCGGCCCTCCGCCTCCCCAAGCTGCTGACCCCCTACCGCGCGGCGCTGGAAGCCAGCGTGCGGCCCTACGTCCGCCTGCGGGGCACCCCCGGCGAGGCCCGGCCCTGGACCAGCAAGCTCGGCGGTCTCCCCTATCGCCCGGCCGGGTTCGAGTGGCCCCACTCGCGCACCGATGGACGGCCCCTCGCCTTCCTGGCCCAGCTCAACCTTGCGGAGCTGCCCCATCTGGAGGGCTTTCCTGCTGGGGGCATCCTTCAGTTCTTCATCGCGGACAGCGACTTCTACGGCGCGAACTTCCACACCGCGCTGGATATCTCCGGCCTGAGCGACGACGCGGGCTTCCGGGTGCTGTATCACCCCGGGGTCACCCATGACGAGGGCGAACTGGAGACCGGCCCCAGTCCCTTTCAGCCGGACCCCTTCAACATGGGCCTGCCGCACGACCCGGCGCGGGAGTTCGTACTGCGGGGCGAGCTGACCCAGGCACCCGTGACGCTGGGAGACCGCCTGTTCGAGGGGCTGACTGGAAAGCCGATCTGGGAACTCCTGGGCGAGGAGGACGCTGACGAAGCCCTCGACCGGTACGCCTATCTGGCGGGGACAGGACACAAGCTCGGCGGTTACCCCAACTTCACCCAGAGCGACCCCCGGACCCTGGACGACCCGCATGTCCTGCTGTTCCAGC
This region of Deinococcus sp. HSC-46F16 genomic DNA includes:
- a CDS encoding DUF1963 domain-containing protein, producing the protein MRTYLEYSEASGSAHKFYEATVEGCTLTLRYGRIGTEGQTQIKTFPTPVAAQTEAEKKLADKRKKGYADAVPGEREKRAVEQPALRLPKLLTPYRAALEASVRPYVRLRGTPGEARPWTSKLGGLPYRPAGFEWPHSRTDGRPLAFLAQLNLAELPHLEGFPAGGILQFFIADSDFYGANFHTALDISGLSDDAGFRVLYHPGVTHDEGELETGPSPFQPDPFNMGLPHDPAREFVLRGELTQAPVTLGDRLFEGLTGKPIWELLGEEDADEALDRYAYLAGTGHKLGGYPNFTQSDPRTLDDPHVLLFQLDSDDDLGLMWGDVGIANFFILPEDLAQGDFRRVAYHWDCG